In Nitrospirota bacterium, the DNA window CTGAAGCAGTGTCAAGCGGCAAAATGGAAAGAGGCATTCTTATTTGCGGCACAGGGATCGGGATGTCGATTGTCGCAAATAAGTTCCCCGGGGTCAGGGCCGCGTTGTGCAGTGAGGCGTTTTCCGCTACGATGAGCAGGCTGCATAATGACGCTAATATACTGGTGCTGCCCGGCAGGATTATAGACGGTCCAACCGCGTCTGAAATAGTTAAGGTATGGTTTACAACTCCTTTTGAAGGCGCGCGCCATCAAAGAAGGCTTGATAAAATAAAGGCGATTGAATCGAGGCTGTGCAAATGAGGATGACTGAATTGAAGAAGAGCGATCCTGAAATTTATAACGCTATCGTGGAAGAAATCAAACGCGAGAGGGAGAAGATAGTCCTTATCGCTTCGGAAAATTACGCGAGCAGGGCGGTGCTTGAGGCGCAGGGCTCCGTGTTTACCAATAAATATGCTGAGGGCT includes these proteins:
- the rpiB gene encoding ribose 5-phosphate isomerase B, producing MKIAIGCDHAGVAMKNEITPVLKELGIEWEDFGTKTEESVDYPDFGERVSEAVSSGKMERGILICGTGIGMSIVANKFPGVRAALCSEAFSATMSRLHNDANILVLPGRIIDGPTASEIVKVWFTTPFEGARHQRRLDKIKAIESRLCK